One Phalacrocorax carbo chromosome 26, bPhaCar2.1, whole genome shotgun sequence genomic window, CCCACTCGGTCTTGTCTCCCACCTCCACCTCCCAGTAGCACCTTCCCGATGTGGTCCTCAGAGATCCCAGCACGAAGACATAAGGATCAAATCTCTCGGGGTTGTCCGGCAGGTCCTGCCGTGCGCCCCCATGACTCACGCTCCTGCCGTCCTCGGacaggaggaggctggggtGAGCGGAGGCTGGGTCCAAGGTCATGTCCACTggagggaagagcagaagaaGGTCACAACTGGGGTGGAACGATGCCACCTCATGCCCACCACCTACTTCCAGGACCATGAGGTGTAGAGACCCTACCCAGATGCTCACACTCAGCTCCGCTTTGGGAGCTGCTGGCCCTTACTACGCCCTGAGAAGGTGCCTCCAAACCTGGTTTTCTGATGTCTTAGGAGCTGAGATGTTTAACTGAGCGCTAATTTCTTCATCAGTCATCCAGCTGAGAAGGGTGCTCCACCCACGAGAGATGTCTCCTCCTATGGGCACTCTTGGGTGGTTGAACTTTTCACCCAGCCTCTCTATTGCCAGAGACACAAACTGGGTCTCTCTTTTTTCTACTTGGGACGCCTGCTCATGAAACCCACCTTTGAAACCTCCAGATGGGACAACAGCCAGCTGAGGGATGGAGAAGGTGCTGTTGCACCTCCTTCCAAAAGCGATGGGTGCTGAGCCCCATGGAGTTGCAGATGGATGGGCTCCATATTGCACTCACTCACCTTTAAATTGGTTTAGAAACTCAAAAATGCCGCTGTTGGGAACCTCATACGTGCCCCGCAGCTCGGCAGGAACCGCCGCCAGTGTCCGGGCCTGGATATTTCTGCTCCTGGGAAGAGCAACGCCAAAGTGGTGACTCACCTGCTGCTTCCAAACCCTCCTTCCAACCTGctcctgcagagccctggggaagaaACGGTACCTGCTCAGCAGGCTTTCCACATCctggaaaggaacaaaaatcagacaaaaagaGGGATTTACACTCTGCATTTTCCTTAAGAGAATATTCTGATTATTTATGGACTATAACCTCGCCTTCAGCCTTCCCTTTCCCAACTCTGAGTTACAAGCATCACATTTTCCAACTTTTCCTCtgcaggaaaacagggaaaaaagtggTTTCAGAAACCCAAAGTGCCTCAGCTTTGTTCTTTGCGGGCCCATCTTCCTCCACCAGCCACACCGCCAATCATTGCACGAATCACTACGGGTGTTTTGGGCTTGGGTCTTGTTAAAAATGAGAGGAATTAGGTGTTTCCAGTAGCTGCAAAAAGCAAGTCCTGGAAGCTTTAGGAGATGCATGTATGAAAGGTGATGCTAACCTCCCTCTGAAGGTGTGGCGGTGAATCTAAGGCGGGTTCtcaccttcagcagccccaaaGCTGGCTGCTGGCACCTCTTGTTGAGCTCATTGATGAGCTCATGCAGTGCCTGGCTGTGCGTGGTCATCTGGGCAACGTTGCTGCATATCTTGGTGGCCGTGCCCTTCTTCTCCCGCTTCAGCCTCCGCTGgagcttctcctcctcttcaaCCAAGAAGGTGTGCAGCTTATTGAACTCGTTCGTGATTTTCTCGCTCTCTCTGGAAGTTTTATTCTttgcaggggtgggggaaaaaaggaggggaaaaaatggaaaatggtgGTGGAAACTCATTGGGAGCTTGAGGAGATGGTCTGTCATGGCACGGTGCAAAGAGAGATGCTTAGAGACACAGCATGGACTGGGGACAACTGCTTCTGGGTTTTGTCCTCAGGTCTCTACAGAGCCTCTCTCCTGCTGTGTATGAATCAGCAGCTACCAGGCAGCACTTCCCATAAATACCCCAGCAAAACACGGGTTGAAGAAAGAGACATGGGTCAGAGCAGTGGGATGAACTTTTGGGCTCATGGCTGGGGGGGgtggcagagccagggcagTCCCCGTCACCGGTCAGGTTCATCGCCACTACAGTCGGTGCCAGGACAGCAGCACCACGGCTGCTCCCGCCGGCGTTTATCTGACCTGTCATCAAGTCTGTTCAAGGAACAAACTATGCCTGGTTTGCCCTTGGACTGGGATTCAAGTACCCGTGATCACGGCGAGCAACCTCACGCTGGGTGATAGAGCGCGGAGGGGGACGAAGGGCACCTTCCCACCGCCCTTAATGAGGCGTTACCGTATCATTAACGGTGAACAGAGGAGCTGCAAAGTCCAGAGGCTTTGCAAGGACGCAGCCCTTCATGCTCCTGCACGCCATGAGCATCCCTCCCGGCACAGCCAACCCGCGCCCAAGCAAGCACCCAAAACCACGGCACCTGCCGGACCCCTGCGAAATCCCACGGGACGGACGATACTTGCCTTCCACTCAGCCAGCTTCCTCTCCTCCTGGGATTTCAAGCTCTGTGCTTCCACCACCTGTTGCTGCAGGAGTTTTACATCTGCCTCCAGTTTTGTCTGGTTGGGGGAAGGAAACGTGGTGAGGAAAGGATGCGACCGCATCCGTGAGGAGGTGGCAAGAGTTACAGGATGCAAGAAAACCCTCGTGCTTGACCACGGCTGGGCTCATCCCCAGCTTTGCAGGTGCCGAAGGGGGCTTTGCCTGGAGAAACCAGTAGCTGAAACTGTTGATGGACTGTCTTACACCATGCACTGCAGCATTACCTCACTACAATGCCATCACCTGGCCTTTTAGGTGTGCAAACCCCCCTCGATAGACATGGTGGTGGTGAATTTGCTGAGCCCGACCACCACCACAGCCTCCCCCTTCCCTACGAGCATCCACAGCTACAAGACCGTGGCAGGGTCTGGTCCTCCTGGGCatgggtgcaggcagccccccgccctccACCTTTCAGGCACGGAGGTCGGCAGCACCCTCCGTACCTTGTACTCCTCAGCTGCCTCCTCGAGGGGAATGGCAGTGTGGGCATGGTGAGCCTGCAACTCGGTGCAACGCCGGCAGACGGGGCTTTGGTCTTCCATGCAGAACATCTCCAGGGCTTCCTGGTGCTCTTGGCACTTCTCCTCAGGGGGCTTTGCTGGCTGGCTTCCAACCCcttctccatccatccatcccttgCCCGCACCATCCTTCCCTgctggagggaggaggcagcaccAAGGGCATCGTCCGGCTGCGCCCACATGGTACTGGCTGGTGCAAGAGCTGCAGATCCAATGCTTGCACCCTGTGAAGGCCACCAGGGTCTTGAAGGGCTCCCGGCAAAAGGAGCACAAAGCCATCTCCCTCTGCTGCCAAGTCGCCATCgctcctcccagcagctccctttCGTTTTCCGGGTCAATGTCCAGGGAGGCCAAAGGCCAGCAGGGAGGTTACCTGCTCGAGAAATTAAACTTTGCTGCTATCACAGCTCTGAAGGCTTTTCCTGCCCTTGGCTCGATGGGGACATCCCCACTGGTGGCGCAGCTACAACCCTGCCTGGTCCAGGTGGGTGGAAGCACATCTGGAGCAGCCCGAGGATGCAAGAACATCTGGAGCGGTGCATGATACTGGACCCAGAGCACAGTTTAGTACCACATCTGGAGCAGCCTGGGCTTGAGGTGACATCTGGAGCGTTGCACGGTGCCACATCTGGAACGCGTGGAGgggtgagaccacatctggagagCTCTGCCCACTTCTGGGCTCCCCGGTGCCAGATGAGCGTGGGCATGCTGGATCCAGTGGAGAAGCTGGACCCAGCCAGAGTCTTCCCAGTGACATCCAAGGGAAGGATCCAGCTCAGATCCATCTCTAgcctctgccccatcatcctccctgccccagaggGTTTTGTGGGAACCCATTCTGAGCTCTGCCACAGTGGGATGAAGCACTCCAGGGCACCATGATGGGTTTTTTCACACCGCACACAGCAGCTCCCACCTTCCCCAAAGGCCCTCGCCCATCCCTGCAGCCACcatcctgcctctgcccaccctGGGAATCCTTTTGAACCTCTCCAGGAGCCCACCCATGCCACCCCACGGCCCCCGGGGTGGTGGATGCCCAGGATGGGATGTACCTGCTCATGGTGCTTTTGATGTCCTGGAGAAGGGAAGTGCAGCAGCCTCCGTGCTGGTCCCACATGGGGAatgctgtggggcagagccaCCCCACAGTGGTGCAGGAGCCACAGGGACTGGGACACCTCCCAGAGTCTCTCCCCACCATCCCACAACCCCAACGTGCCCTTGATGCTGGGACCTGCAGGAATTCAGACTCATCACAGCcctcctcaggtgcaggaccaccccacggccaccccacCTGCAGGCACacccccaccagcaccacaATCAGGGGgctccagctctccagccccagctccacCAGTTTCTCCAGCTTCTGGTTGGGGTGCAAGTGGCTCCCCAAGGACCATGTCCACAGGCACAACCTCACATACCCCGTGTACACGCTCAACCTCGGATGTAGCTCGGCTTTCTGCCAGCTGAGAGCATCGTACCTGCTCAGGACAGCGCCAGGAGCAGCCAGAGatgtggggcagaggagccaTGGGGGTCCCCCGTCTCTCCCCCCACAGCTTTCCCAACTGTGAGCCATCAAATCATGATCCTGCACTCCCAGAAACCCAGTTCCACTTTATTGCACCTCATTTTAAAGCAGGTACCCACAAACAAGCTGTCACAGACGAGCCAAATTCATTGTGGTGTATTTTGAAGGCGGCAGCATAAAAATCAGACAAGAGGCAACGAGCACAAGGGGGAAATTGGGGAAGGAAACGTGTGTTTGGAAAATGCTGTATCCGATAAAAGCAGATGATCTGAAGGGACCAAACCACAGTGGGATGGAGACCCCTCGGTTTCAGGATGGGCCTTCTCCTGAATTATTTAAGTGGTTTTGAAGGTGGGAAGctaaaaaaaggctttttagcCTCTAAAGGAGGCCTAGATGTTCTCCTCCAGCAGGTTCCCAACGCACAAACCAAGCTGAGCagtccccaaaccccacagcccTCCATCCCATCGGGGCATTGGCAtccctgcagccaccccagGGGGTGGGGACTGAGCAGCCACCGCTGTCCCCCGGCACCGTGCCAGGAGCCACCGCTGCACGCCTGGTCCCGCGAACGTCCTCTGCCTTTGAGGACCCATGGAGGAAGGGTGAGAATTACGCTGAAATGCATTTCTGGGACGGATGGGGCGTGGAAGCGggtatccatccatccatccatccgtctgTCCAGCCATCTGTCCAGCCGGCCATCGCTGAGGTGGGCACCCAAAGGCACCTCAAAGGACTTGGGCAAAACAAAGTCACTGACTGGGAcccaccagcagctccttgCGGAGATGCGTCCGCAGATGCTTCCTGAGGGAAGAGCTGGACATGAAGCACTTGGTGCATTTGGTGCATTTATAAGGTTTCTCCCCCGTGTGGATCCTTCGGTGGATGATGAGGGTGGAGCTGGCCCGGAAGCTCTTCTCGCAGTAAGAGCACCGGTAGGGTTTCTCACCCGTATGGATACGCTGGTGCCTACGGAGGGAGGTGCTCTCCCGAAAACCTTTCCCGCAGTCGGAGCAGACGTAGGGCCTGGGTCCTATGTGGGTCTTCTGATGGAAGAGGAGACCCGAGTGGACGGTGAAGCCGATCCCGCATTCGGAGCACTGATAGGGTTTCTCTACCAGGTGCTTTTTCCGGTGTCGCTTAAAAGATGAGCTTTCAAATAAGGTTTTCTCGCAGCCGGAGTGGGTCCTGAGATGGGCTACGAAGGCCGAGTTCTTTGAGAAGGTTTGCCCACACTCAGGGCACTTATAGGACCCCTCCTCCGTATGACTCTTGCGATGCTTGCTGAGTGATTTGTTGGCGATGAAGGTTTTCCCACAGTCGGGGCACTCATAGGGTCTCTCCCCGGTGTGTATTCGGCGGTGGATGACGAAGGTGGACTGGGAATTGAGTTTTTTCCCACAGTCCGGACAGATGAAGATCGTGCTTTCCATGTGGCTCTTGCGATGCTTGTTGAGGGACCTGTTGGCCATGAAGGTTTTCCCACAGTCGGGGCACTCGTAGGGTCTCTCCCCGGTGTGTATCCTGCGGTGGATGATAAGAGCTGAGTTGGAAGTGAGGTTTTTCCCACAATCGTGGCACTGGTACGGCCCATTCTCCAAGTGGAGCATGCAATGTTTTCTGAGCGACTTAGTGGAAGTGAAGCGTTTCTCGCAGCTGGGGCATTTGTAGGGTTTCTCCTGGCAGTGGCTCTTCTGGTGGTCCTTAAGGGTGGAGCTGCACGTGAAAGTTCTCCTGCACTTGGGGCAGGTGAAGGGTTTCTCCCCATGATGGACCCTCCGATGCCGGTTGAGGGAGGAGCCACGGCTGAAGCTTTTCCCACACTTGCTGCAGACATGCTTGTGCTGCCCCAGCCGCATTCCTGAGGGACTCTTGGTATTAGGTTTTCTCCCGTTGTGGCTGGAAGAAGCCGATCTCCGTCCCGAGTGGTTCTTGTGGTGCTCGTAGCCCAGGGAGATGCCACCTTTGGATTTCCTTGACGACCCACCGTGCAgctctccatcctcctcctgaGAACTGTCCTCCGTCTCGCTCGTCCACCCATCATCTgctgggaaaagggaaggaaaaaaaagggatcCACCTCTACCTCCATCCCGAACatgccaggggaggggggagcttGAGGAAGGATGGAGAGAAGCACCACAAAACATGATTGGTTTCATCCCTCAGTCGAATCTGGCTCTGCTGATCCAGAAGAAGCAACAGCCTTCTGCCCGGAGAAGTGTTTGGTATCTCTGGCTGCTGATGCCCAAATGGGTCCTCACACCCCTGCAACCCCCTCCTCCCAGTTACACCAGTTTCCAGTACAATCCTGCGTGCTGGAGGTGAGGAGCGATGCCTGGCATCTCCGTTTTGGGGTGGAAAATAAGTCCCTTACCTGAGTGAGAGGAGTTGGAGCCGGAGGAGCTCCCAGCATCTCGGCAGCTCCTCCACCGTTTCCTCTTCCTCGTCCACAACCTCAAGAGGGGTCTCGCCAgttgttcctcctcctcctcctccgagCTTGGGATGTCGGGGATCcacacctcctccccctgctccagctgagcGAGCAGGTCGGGGTTGTACACGGGGAAGCCTGCTCGGGTAGACAGCGGTGGGTTACTGGGTAGATAACAACCGTCTGTGATGCCTCATTACAGGAGACAGAGGTGTGACCTTAAAACCCATCCCTCTTCAAAAAGAGAAGGACAATCCAGGTGCTCAGCTCTCCGAGGTGGGAAGTCCCAGCAGGGTTTGCTGAAGGTATCTACAAGAGCTTTCCAGGTGATGGAGAAGGCATCCCAGGGAAGCTTGAAGCAGAGGAATCAGCCCCGAGACCGC contains:
- the LOC104052542 gene encoding E3 ubiquitin-protein ligase TRIM21-like, which produces MATWQQREMALCSFCREPFKTLVAFTGCKHWICSSCTSQYHVGAAGRCPWCCLLPPAGKDGAGKGWMDGEGVGSQPAKPPEEKCQEHQEALEMFCMEDQSPVCRRCTELQAHHAHTAIPLEEAAEEYKTKLEADVKLLQQQVVEAQSLKSQEERKLAEWKNKTSRESEKITNEFNKLHTFLVEEEEKLQRRLKREKKGTATKICSNVAQMTTHSQALHELINELNKRCQQPALGLLKDVESLLSRSRNIQARTLAAVPAELRGTYEVPNSGIFEFLNQFKVDMTLDPASAHPSLLLSEDGRSVSHGGARQDLPDNPERFDPYVFVLGSLRTTSGRCYWEVEVGDKTEWDIGVCRETVKRKGKGPLSPPAGFWRMWLRNSNQYKVLLSHPITLSIRAKPRRVGIYLDYKGGEVTFYNATDRTHLYTYSGAFASVLRPFFSPGLSQGGKNTEPLMVCPATE